A window of Zingiber officinale cultivar Zhangliang chromosome 5A, Zo_v1.1, whole genome shotgun sequence contains these coding sequences:
- the LOC121980908 gene encoding probable E3 ubiquitin-protein ligase ATL44, with protein MPRAARILQANSDVLPATQPSDPFAVDSDVVVILAALLCALICVVGLALVARCSWLRRGASAAPPCKGLKKKALGDLPKVAYAASADAKPAECPICLAEFVGGDEIRILPQCGHGFHVGCVDTWLMSRSSCPFCRRVLVVAAPAAQPSPRHGASSENSCASTSAASATEATEDGSAGTFLP; from the coding sequence ATGCCCCGGGCGGCGAGAATCCTGCAGGCGAACTCCGATGTGCTACCGGCGACCCAGCCATCGGATCCGTTCGCAGTAGACTCCGACGTGGTGGTGATCCTCGCGGCGCTTCTCTGCGCGCTGATCTGCGTTGTCGGGCTCGCGCTCGTGGCCCGTTGCTCCTGGCTCCGCCGGGGAGCCTCCGCCGCGCCGCCGTGCAAGGGGCTCAAGAAGAAGGCGCTCGGGGATCTTCCCAAGGTCGCTTACGCCGCCTCGGCGGACGCGAAGCCCGCCGAGTGCCCAATTTGCCTCGCGGAGTTCGTGGGTGGCGACGAGATCCGCATCTTGCCACAGTGCGGACACGGATTCCACGTCGGGTGCGTCGACACCTGGCTCATGTCCCGTTCCAGCTGCCCCTTCTGCCGCCGGGTCCTCGTCGTCGCGGCCCCCGCTGCCCAGCCGTCGCCGCGGCACGGAGCGAGCTCCGAGAATTCATGCGCTTCCACCTCCGCCGCCTCTGCGACGGAGGCTACAGAGGACGGCAGCGCCGGTACGTTCCTCCCCTAG
- the LOC121980907 gene encoding protein SET DOMAIN GROUP 40-like has translation MAKSAEQDCIAALLRLAAQLGISDSPPSPSLTLSTNSGHASSFTSSFPCLGHSLFVFYFPDAGGRGLAAARDLEKGELILRVPKAALFTTDSAMADAKLASCLERHRHRLSPVQMLAVSLLAEVGKGRSSQWYPYLENLPRSYDTLANFTNFEVKAFQVEDAIGASEKAIALAKSDWKEAVGVLKELDLKPQFLTFSSWRWASATVSSRTLHIPWDSAGCLCPIGDLFNYAAPDEEHSPENSEDTHPDVSVLRLTDGGYEESKSSYCFYARKNYKQGEQVLLGYGTYTNLELLEHYGFLLKENPNDKVFIDLNGGMCTSTSWPKDSLYIQPDGTPSFALLCALRLWATPAKLRKTIGSRIYSGSLVSVENERLIMKWLAKCCTCILGRLNTTIGEDNRLLSKIDRMIDQYSCLGSTETLYQDNEIRDFFQAHGIKEEGYDHIQLLKVRRYLERWKLAIEWRVAYKKILQSCVFYCENMVCCLPIKHA, from the exons ATGGCTAAATCCGCCGAACAGGATTGCATCGCCGCCCTCCTCCGTTTGGCGGCGCAGCTGGGCATATCCGATTCGCCGCCCTCTCCATCGCTTACTCTCTCCACTAACTCTGGCCATGCTTCTTCTTTTACCTCCTCGTTTCCTTGTTTGGGTCATTCCCTTTTCGTCTTCTACTTCCCCGATGCCGGCGG CCGAGGACTGGCCGCTGCCCGAGACCTCGAGAAGGGCGAGCTGATTCTAAGAGTACCAAAGGCTGCTCTTTTTACAACGGATAGCGCGATGGCTGATGCCAAATTGGCGTCTTGCCTTGAGAGGCATCGACATCGCCTCTCCCCCGTTCAG ATGCTAGCAGTATCCCTGTTGGCTGAAGtgggaaaaggaagaagttctcaGTGGTACCCTTACTTGGAGAATTTACCTCGTAGTTATGATACATTAGCTAACTTCACCAATTTTGAAGTTAAAGCTTTTCAA GTTGAAGATGCTATTGGAGCTTCTGAGAAAGCCATTGCTCTGGCAAAGTCAGACTGGAAAGAGGCTGTTGGCGTCTTGAAGGAATTGGACCTTAAGCCTCAATTTTTAACTTTTAGTTCCTGGCGTTGGGCTTCAGCAACT GTATCCTCTCGGACATTGCACATACCCTGGGACAGTGCTGGTTGCTTATGCCCCATCGGCGATTTGTTTAATTATGCTGCACCTGATGAAGAACATTCTCCTGAAAACTCAGAAGATACACATCCTGATGTCTCAGTACTGAGGTTAACTGATGGTGGATACGAGGAAAGTAAAAGTTCATACTGCTTTTATGCAAGAAAAAATTACAAGCAAGGAGAGCAG gtacttcttgggtatgggacctATACTAACTTAGAGCTTCTAGAACATTATGGTTTTCTATTGAAAGAAAATCCAAATGACAAGGTGTTCATTGACTTAAATGGAGGAATGTGCACATCAACTAGTTGGCCTAAAGATTCTCTTTACATCCAACCGGATGGAACTCCTTCATTTGCCTTGTTATGTGCTTTACGCTTGTGGGCTACTCCGGCAAAACTACGTAAGACAATTGGGAGTCGAATTTATAGTGGATCTTTAGTGTCGGTGGAAAATGAGCGTTTGATCATGAAATGGTTAGCTAAATGCTGCACATGTATATTAGGAAGGTTGAACACTACAATTGGTGAAGATAACAGGCTACTTAGCAAGATTGACAGAATGATAGACCAGTATTCTTGTCTAGGATCGACAGAGACTCTCTATCAGGACAATGAAATTAGGGACTTTTTTCAAGCACATGGCATCAAAGAGGAAGGGTATGATCATATTCAACTGCTGAAAGTTAGGAGGTATCTGGAGAGATGGAAATTGGCCATTGAATGGAGGGTGGCCTATAAGAAGATTCTTCAAAGCTGTGTTTTTTACTGTGAAAACATGGTTTGCTGCCTACCTATCAAGCATGCTTAA